From the genome of Candidatus Eisenbacteria bacterium:
ACGGCGCGCGATATGCTACAACGCGCGCGGTCCCAGCCGCCAACGACGCAGGCAGGCTCGATCCTCCTCTAATCCAGGCGCCCCGGACGACCCTGGCCGAGCGCCGGAACGGTCGACCCAGATGGAACGGGTGCTTCGCGCTGGCCTTGCGGGGTTATCGGCGGCCGCGATCCTGGCCTTCATCGCGGTGGCGGTCTCACGCCTGCCTCATCCGCTGCCTCTCGATCCCGCCGAGAGCGTCTGGCTTTCCGAGACCTCGCGCCTCCTTCGCGGCCAGCCGCTGATGACGGAGCCCACGCTGGGGTACATCCCGCTGCCCGCCATGCCGGGCTTCGCGGTGATCGCGGCGCTTCCCGGCGCGCTGGTCGGCCCGCAGCTCTGGGTGCTGCGTCTGATCGCGATGCTGAGCACGCTCGGAACCGCGTGGCTGGTGTCGCGCGCGGTCAAGGCGGAGACCGGCAGCACCTTGTTCGCCGTGGTCTCGGTCGGCCTGCTGTTCGCGGCGTTCGCGGCGAGCGGCGGCCGCCTCGACGCCGGCCGTCCCGAGGCGCTCGCCTGGTTCCTGGCGCTGGCCGGGCTCGCCACGCTGCGCTTCACCACCGGCATCGCGGGCGCCGTGGGGGCCGCGGCGCTGCTGGCGCTCGCATTCTTCACCGCGGCCCACACCGGATGGTTCGCGATCGCCGCGCTGATCCACGTCACGCTCAACGATCGCCCGCGAGCGCTGGCCTTCATCGTCGCGGTCGCGGCATGCTTCGGCGGCGGGCTCTTCCTGCTCGCTCGAACGCTGGGCCCGTGGTTCGCGTTCTACGCGTGGGATGTGCCGGTCCACTCGATCCATCCCGATCGCGTGAAGCTGGCCACCATCATCGGCACCGGGCTCATGGGCACGCTCACCCCGCTGGCGCTGCCGGTGATCATGGCGGCGGCGTTGCCGTCGGCGCTGTGGCGCGGCCGCAACGGCATCTGGGTGTGGAGCGTGGTCGGAGGCGCTCTGGCGGCGATCGTCGGCGCGATCGAGCCGCCGGCGATCTCGCCCGGGCTCGGGCCCGCGCTCGTCACCCTGGTCATCGCCGGACCGATCGCGCTGGTGCGGGTGGTGAGCCATCTCGCGGCTTGGCCTGGATCCGAGCGAGCCGGACGCTCGTGGGTGCTCCACGCGATCCTTCTCCTCCAGTTCTTCCCGCTGGCCTACGGACTGCGTAGCCAGATTCCCGATCCGCGCGCGGCGCAGGCTCGCATCACGCTGGTCGAGCGCTTGCGTGCGGTGCCCGGTCCGGTGCTGGTGCCGGGTTACAGCGAGGTCGCGCGGCAGGCCGGCAAGGAAGAGTCGTATCACCCGCTGGCGCTCGAGCTGCTGCTGGCCGCCAAGGGCAACGCGCTGCTGCTTCGCCGTCCGGCGCTGGCGGACTCGCTGTTCGCTTCGCTCGCCCTCGCGCCCACGCCGCCGGCGGTGGTGGTCGGATCGCAAAGCGAAAAAAAGGCTTCCGAGCGGGCCCTCGCGAAGGCACTCGACCGCTCGTACCAGCGGGTGACCGAGTGGCGCGAGCTCGCCGATTCGCCCGCGCCCCGTTTCGTATACGCTGCGCGCATGGAGACCGCAGCACCACTCGCGGCCACGACCTCGGTGGCCGGCCTGGCTTCGCCGGACACGATGCACGCTCGATGAGCCGCCCGCTGGCGGTGGTCAGCGTGGACGTCGATCCGGTCGACCTCCACCTCAGCGGATACGGATACAAGGACGTCGCGCCCGACGCGCTCGCCTACACGACGTCGCTCCCCCGGCTCGCCGCGGTGTTCGCCAAGGCCGGCATCCGCGCCACGCTCTTCATCATCGCGCGCGACGCCGCGGCGCACGCCGAGCCTCTGCGCAAGATGGTCGAGGCCGGACACGAGATCGCCAGCCACTCGCTGACGCACCCGCTGCCGCTCGCCAAGCTTCCGCAGGACCGCCTGCGGGCCGAAGTCGAAGACTCGCGTCGCGCGCTGGCCGCGGCGGCCGGGACCGAGATCATCGGCTTTCGCGCGCCGAACTGGGACGTCTCGTCGCGTGTGCTCGAAGCCCTGGCCTCGGCCGGGTATCGCTACGACGCCTCGATCCTGCCCACGCTGCTGCTCATCCCCGGCCGCTGGCTGATCGCGGTCAAGTCCAGCGATCCCGCGATCCTCCGCCTGACGCCGTGGCCGATGTCGCTCGCGCGGCTGCCGCACGTGCGCCAAACCCGCTCGGGGTCGATCGCCGAGCTGCCGGTCTCGGTGACGCCGGGTCTCCTGCGCTTCCCGATGTACCACACCGTGCACTACATGGTGTCGATGGATCGCTTCCGCCGTCAGCTCGACGGCTTCGTCGCTCGCGGCGAGCCTTTCTTCTATCCGCTGCACGCGGTGGACGCGCTGGGCCTCTCTGAGGACCGCATCGATCCCCGGCTGAAGACCCACCCCGGCATGGATCGCCCGCTCGACGCGAAGCTCGAGCTGCTGGGGGCGTCGCTGACGGCGATCGCGGAGCGCTTCGAGCCGGTCACCTACGAAGAGTATCTGCGCCGCGTGCCGCTGGCGGGCTGACCGCTCCTTGACGCGCCCGGGGGCAGGGGGAAGAATCCCCGGCCGGCGACGTAGGAGATGTGTTCGGTCGCTCGTCCACCCCCTTCGGAGAGACTCATGTTCCGTCGCCTGGCGTTGTCCTCGATGCTGCTGGCCGCGCTGGCCTTGTTCACGCTGCAGGCAAGTCTGGCCCCGGTCGCGCAGACGCAGCCCCCGACCTCCTCGAGCGTGACCATCTATTCGCAGGATCTCGCGTTCGTGCGCGAGCAACGCAGGCTCGAGTTCGGCGGGCGCGACACCGCACGGCTGTCCGGCCTTCCCCAGCGCATCGACGTTTCCTCCATCCGCCTCACGCCGAGCGGTAACGCGCGTGTCCGGCGGCTGGCATGGGCGGGCCATCCTGAAGGCGATCGCGTGGTCGAGCAGGCGCGCGGCCGCCGGGTGCGGCTCTCGCTGCGCGGCGACCGCGTGGTCGAGGGCGTGCTGGTCGGCGCCGACGGTGGATGGCTCGCGGTGCGCACCGACGACGGCGCGACCG
Proteins encoded in this window:
- a CDS encoding polysaccharide deacetylase family protein; its protein translation is MSRPLAVVSVDVDPVDLHLSGYGYKDVAPDALAYTTSLPRLAAVFAKAGIRATLFIIARDAAAHAEPLRKMVEAGHEIASHSLTHPLPLAKLPQDRLRAEVEDSRRALAAAAGTEIIGFRAPNWDVSSRVLEALASAGYRYDASILPTLLLIPGRWLIAVKSSDPAILRLTPWPMSLARLPHVRQTRSGSIAELPVSVTPGLLRFPMYHTVHYMVSMDRFRRQLDGFVARGEPFFYPLHAVDALGLSEDRIDPRLKTHPGMDRPLDAKLELLGASLTAIAERFEPVTYEEYLRRVPLAG